From one Lysinibacillus sp. G4S2 genomic stretch:
- a CDS encoding proline racemase family protein → MNYHKSFQTIDTQVVGEAFRIVVQSPIAISQENIVEAANALNTQFETTKQLLLNEPRGHRGMNGCMILPSNVASFRLLFFQHDASTDFKYEALVATTTALIELGTIEVSENDMYTIETVKGIYKVNVHLSEKKDAVLSVQLTVKPALVEEEFVVVDGERRYIVLEKPQQFKALVLEELADISTWGVNESTKYSAADGVIVYEKVDSEVRSVTFERDGYILRSPSVDSTLALLAVLGDEAVQKNNSIFCSCIEIVNKHEVGYEIALTGYITGIHQFVVDSEDPLQQGFVIV, encoded by the coding sequence ATGAACTATCATAAATCTTTTCAAACGATTGATACACAGGTAGTTGGAGAAGCTTTTCGCATAGTCGTGCAATCGCCTATCGCAATTTCTCAGGAAAATATAGTGGAAGCGGCTAATGCATTAAATACACAATTTGAAACTACAAAACAACTTCTATTAAACGAACCACGTGGGCATCGTGGTATGAACGGATGCATGATCTTGCCATCCAATGTTGCATCATTCCGTTTATTATTTTTCCAGCACGATGCTTCTACAGATTTTAAGTATGAGGCACTTGTAGCTACGACGACAGCATTAATAGAGCTTGGAACAATTGAAGTATCAGAGAATGATATGTATACGATTGAAACAGTAAAAGGTATTTACAAAGTAAATGTACATCTTTCGGAGAAAAAGGATGCAGTACTGTCAGTTCAATTGACAGTGAAGCCAGCGCTTGTAGAAGAGGAGTTCGTAGTGGTAGATGGTGAGCGACGTTATATTGTTTTAGAAAAGCCACAACAATTCAAGGCACTTGTCCTAGAGGAGCTAGCAGATATTAGTACTTGGGGAGTAAATGAAAGTACAAAATATAGTGCAGCTGATGGCGTTATTGTGTATGAAAAAGTAGACAGTGAAGTACGTTCAGTAACATTTGAACGTGATGGCTATATTCTTCGCTCGCCAAGTGTAGATAGTACACTTGCATTACTAGCAGTTTTAGGCGATGAAGCTGTTCAAAAAAATAACAGTATTTTTTGCAGCTGTATTGAAATTGTAAACAAACATGAGGTTGGCTACGAAATTGCATTAACAGGATATATCACAGGAATCCATCAATTTGTAGTAGACAGTGAAGATCCGCTACAACAAGGATTTGTCATTGTGTAA
- a CDS encoding proline racemase family protein, whose protein sequence is MKFQKLFTTIDTHTGGNPTRSLISGMPKLEGETMSDKMLYMQKHFDWIRKFLMNEPRGHSVMSGVIITDPCHPEADLGVIYIETGGYLPMCGHDTIGVCTALVESNLIEVQAPYTHIKLDTPAGLIDVKIKVEDGIAKEVTFKNVPSFLLKTVEVEDPALGIVECEIAYGGNFYGIIDARKMDLDLSVENATNIINTGIRLRNAVNAKEEIVHPEFSFIHGLTHIEFYTDPVNELADLKNTVVVPPGGIDRSPCGTGTSAKVATLYTKNELSINEPFIYESIVGTLFKARVLEEVAVGDLTAVIPEITGSAWVMGMHRFFYNDQDPLKEGYLMIPPMDH, encoded by the coding sequence ATGAAATTTCAAAAGTTATTTACAACAATTGATACCCATACAGGTGGAAATCCAACGCGTTCACTCATTAGTGGCATGCCGAAGCTTGAAGGTGAAACGATGTCTGACAAAATGCTTTATATGCAAAAGCATTTTGACTGGATCCGAAAATTTCTGATGAACGAGCCTCGAGGACATAGCGTCATGTCAGGTGTTATTATTACGGACCCTTGCCATCCAGAAGCTGATTTAGGTGTGATTTATATTGAAACTGGTGGCTACTTACCGATGTGTGGGCATGACACAATTGGCGTCTGCACAGCACTTGTTGAATCGAATTTAATTGAGGTTCAAGCCCCTTATACACATATTAAATTAGATACGCCGGCAGGTTTAATTGATGTAAAAATTAAAGTAGAAGATGGCATAGCCAAGGAAGTAACGTTTAAAAACGTACCTTCTTTTCTATTAAAGACAGTTGAAGTTGAAGACCCTGCACTCGGTATTGTTGAATGTGAAATTGCGTATGGAGGCAATTTTTACGGCATTATAGATGCTAGAAAAATGGATCTCGATTTATCAGTAGAAAATGCTACGAATATTATTAATACAGGTATCCGTCTTCGCAATGCTGTGAATGCCAAGGAAGAGATCGTACATCCTGAGTTTTCGTTTATTCATGGGTTAACGCATATCGAGTTTTATACAGATCCAGTAAATGAATTAGCAGATTTAAAAAATACAGTCGTTGTACCGCCGGGCGGAATTGATCGTTCACCATGTGGTACAGGTACTTCAGCAAAAGTTGCGACACTGTACACGAAAAATGAGCTCTCTATTAATGAACCGTTCATTTATGAAAGTATTGTAGGGACATTGTTTAAAGCGCGTGTACTAGAGGAAGTAGCTGTTGGCGATTTAACAGCCGTTATCCCAGAAATAACAGGATCTGCATGGGTAATGGGTATGCATCGATTCTTTTACAATGATCAGGACCCGTTAAAAGAAGGCTACCTGATGATTCCACCAATGGATCACTAA